A single genomic interval of Synechococcus sp. UW179A harbors:
- a CDS encoding lipid-A-disaccharide synthase-related protein, translating into MHRLQPAWTVKVLPLVGQGSCFQAAIEKGWIQKIGPGARLPSGGFSNQSLGALLSDLMAGLPLLTWKQWICLQKERKSTAAVLAVGDLLPLLMAWSTRRPFGFIGTPKSDYTWSSGPGQALSDRYHALKGSEWDPWEWHVMKRRGCRLVAMRDRLTARGLRRHGVNATSPGNPMMDGLAPSDPPASLERCRRILLLCGSRMPEALHNFRRLISGLIQMPSPVPIAVLAALGSTPPPHELTEVLRSLGFRNCPPPSSALGATECWVHGPVLLLIGSGQFQQWVAWAEAGVATAGTATEQMVGLGIPALSLPGRGPQFTRGFADRQSRLLGGAVRTCRSEQELGRRLAQLLNDPLLRQEMGRMGRQRMGPAGGSEAIAREVIGQLAPER; encoded by the coding sequence CTGCACCGACTGCAACCTGCCTGGACCGTGAAGGTGCTTCCTCTCGTCGGCCAGGGCAGCTGCTTTCAGGCCGCAATTGAAAAAGGCTGGATACAGAAGATCGGCCCAGGAGCACGACTTCCCAGCGGAGGATTCAGCAATCAGAGCCTGGGTGCTCTCCTCTCGGATCTCATGGCCGGTCTGCCGCTCCTCACCTGGAAGCAATGGATCTGCCTGCAGAAGGAGCGCAAGTCCACTGCTGCAGTCCTGGCCGTGGGAGACCTGCTGCCGCTACTGATGGCCTGGAGCACCCGTCGGCCGTTTGGGTTCATCGGCACGCCCAAGAGCGACTACACCTGGAGCAGCGGGCCAGGACAAGCCCTGAGTGATCGCTATCACGCACTGAAAGGCAGCGAGTGGGATCCCTGGGAATGGCATGTGATGAAACGGCGTGGCTGCCGCCTGGTTGCCATGCGCGACCGTCTCACGGCAAGGGGACTTCGCCGCCACGGCGTCAACGCCACCAGCCCCGGCAACCCAATGATGGATGGCCTTGCTCCATCAGATCCCCCCGCCAGTTTGGAGCGATGCCGACGCATCCTGCTGCTGTGCGGCAGCCGAATGCCGGAGGCCTTGCACAACTTTCGCCGCCTGATCAGCGGACTGATTCAGATGCCCAGCCCAGTCCCTATTGCCGTTCTGGCAGCCCTTGGCTCAACGCCCCCTCCGCACGAGCTAACGGAAGTGCTGCGAAGCCTGGGATTCCGCAACTGCCCTCCTCCAAGCAGCGCCCTCGGAGCAACGGAATGCTGGGTGCATGGCCCGGTGCTGCTACTGATTGGTTCAGGACAATTCCAGCAGTGGGTGGCTTGGGCAGAAGCGGGTGTAGCCACTGCTGGCACAGCCACAGAACAAATGGTGGGCCTAGGAATCCCAGCCCTGTCCTTGCCAGGTCGTGGTCCACAGTTCACTCGTGGGTTTGCCGATAGGCAGAGCCGACTACTGGGTGGGGCGGTCCGCACCTGTCGATCGGAACAAGAGCTTGGCCGCCGTCTTGCCCAGCTTCTTAACGATCCTCTGCTGCGACAGGAAATGGGACGCATGGGGCGCCAGAGGATGGGCCCGGCCGGCGGCAGCGAAGCCATTGCCCGGGAGGTGATCGGCCAGCTCGCACCCGAGCGCTGA
- a CDS encoding ribonuclease D produces the protein MAEIPNEPCAFAVFDGDMDQDWYDRFVQAKALAVDTEAMGLIHGRDRLCLVQICDDRDQVACIRVGLGQTEAPRLKSLMEAQAIEKVFHFARFDVAALATGLSIRVNPVFCTKVGSRLARTYTPRHGLKDLVMELVGVELDKQAQSSDWGRVDELSDAQLAYAANDARYLLPARRQLEVMLRREGRWELAQRCFACVPVMSDLDRFRFVNTFEH, from the coding sequence ATGGCTGAGATCCCCAATGAGCCTTGCGCATTCGCAGTCTTTGACGGAGACATGGATCAGGATTGGTATGACCGCTTCGTGCAGGCGAAGGCCCTCGCGGTCGACACCGAAGCCATGGGGCTGATTCATGGACGTGACCGACTTTGTCTGGTGCAGATCTGCGACGACAGGGATCAGGTTGCCTGCATTCGCGTTGGTCTCGGCCAGACGGAGGCCCCGCGGCTGAAGTCACTGATGGAGGCTCAAGCGATTGAGAAGGTGTTCCATTTCGCCCGGTTTGATGTGGCGGCGCTTGCCACGGGTCTTTCGATCCGAGTCAATCCTGTGTTCTGTACCAAGGTGGGGAGTCGCCTGGCACGTACCTATACCCCCCGGCATGGTCTCAAGGATCTGGTCATGGAACTAGTCGGAGTTGAGCTGGATAAACAGGCCCAGAGCAGTGATTGGGGCAGGGTTGATGAGTTGAGCGACGCCCAGCTGGCCTACGCCGCCAACGACGCCCGTTATCTGCTTCCCGCACGCCGCCAGTTGGAGGTGATGTTGCGGCGAGAGGGGCGCTGGGAGCTAGCGCAGCGTTGCTTCGCATGCGTTCCAGTGATGTCTGATCTGGATCGTTTCCGCTTCGTCAACACCTTCGAGCACTGA
- a CDS encoding helix-turn-helix transcriptional regulator, whose translation MLTQRKPTRSCLADIEHYFRQPPPLFLDLELAVCWVLDCLLQNDSYPSGLLQRLQSDHPKLRLSETVLHQAVDFLEQQEMLDSYTKRCPSRGRPRRMLHLHQDARGQAQRLMEPWSRWLHEHDPLTT comes from the coding sequence ATGCTCACCCAACGCAAACCAACGCGCTCCTGTCTGGCAGACATCGAACACTATTTCCGACAGCCCCCGCCGCTCTTCCTGGATCTCGAGCTGGCAGTCTGCTGGGTTCTGGACTGCCTGCTGCAAAACGACAGCTACCCCTCAGGACTGCTTCAGCGCCTGCAGAGTGATCACCCCAAGCTGCGGCTCTCTGAAACGGTGCTGCATCAGGCAGTCGATTTTCTCGAGCAGCAAGAGATGCTCGATTCCTATACAAAGCGCTGTCCCAGCAGAGGTCGTCCTCGCCGCATGCTGCACCTGCACCAAGACGCCAGAGGACAGGCTCAACGCCTGATGGAACCCTGGAGCCGCTGGCTTCATGAACACGATCCACTGACCACCTAG